Proteins co-encoded in one Arachis stenosperma cultivar V10309 chromosome 7, arast.V10309.gnm1.PFL2, whole genome shotgun sequence genomic window:
- the LOC130939728 gene encoding uncharacterized protein LOC130939728 codes for MPLYVKFLKELINKKRSWNEKETVILTQECSAVIQRGLPPKLKDPGSFILSCTIGNIILDKALCDLGASINLMSLSLMKKLAIEKVKPTRMSLQMAERSHKIPNGVVENLLVKIGEFIFPADFVILDMEEEGHSSIILGRPFLATARAIIDVEKGEMTLRVHDEKMIINVFKAMQYPLEKQRHMRVEMIEEVEEELLEDDNQGEQEEEIEVEQEFIEEGVVEIAIKVKEKEKPK; via the coding sequence ATGCCTCTATATGTAAAATTCCTcaaagagctcatcaacaagaaaaggagttggaatgagaaggagacggTAATTCTAACACAAGAATGCAGTGCTGTCATCCAAAGAGGCCTTCCTCCAAAGCTcaaagatccaggaagcttcaTCCTATCCTGTACTATAGGTAATATAATATTGGATAAAGCTCTCTGTGACTTAGGAGCTAGCATCAATTTGATGTCCCTCTCACTAATGAAGAAGCTTGCAATAGAGAAAGTCAAGCCTACCAGGATGTCACTCCAAATGGCTGAGAGATCACACAAGATACCAAATGGGGTTGTGGAAAATTTATTAGTGAAGATTGGAGAGTTCATTTTccctgctgactttgttatcCTGGACATGGAAGAAGAGGGACACAGTTCAATTATATTGGGACGTCCTTTCTTAGCAACAGCAAGagccatcattgatgtggaGAAAGGGGAGATGACACTCAGGGTGCATGATGAAAAGATGATCATCAATGTCTTCAAAGCCATGCAATACCCTCTTGAGAAGCAAAGGCATATGAGAGTGGAGATGATAGAAGAAGTGGAGGAGGAGCTACTGGAAGATGACAACCAGggggaacaagaagaggaaataGAGGTGGAACAAGAGTTCATAGAAGAGGGAGTGGTGGAGATCGCCATTAAAGTCAAGGAAAAGGAGAAGCCAAAATAA